One window from the genome of Pungitius pungitius chromosome 14, fPunPun2.1, whole genome shotgun sequence encodes:
- the msh4 gene encoding mutS protein homolog 4 isoform X2, which yields MFPSSTEAVMDTSDGGQIWGRSPTDRSRPYETTSDGAAYFPPASFHQSFDKGSSSSSHDTFLPRGSTDEFDPSFRLGRTNASLFASTSDSPSLRGPGGTPKLRRTPGFAGASGGTHPARTPLTDHTATSCSSATASSGASVLVAVVEGRGLARGEIGMACLNLKCPELILSQFSDTGTYAKVITKIHILVPLEILMPDTASEKGKRTKLFSLITENFPGVSFTAIQRKYFNEKKGLEYIQQLCAPEYVTVLMEVQAKYYCLAAAAALLKYLEFIQNSVYAGKSLKVSFRGSEQTAMIDSTSAANLELVVNNRDHRSGHTLLGVLNHTKTPGGARRLRSNILEPLVDVDTINIRLDTIQELLRDNELFFDLKNAIARFLDIDQLLSVLVQIPKQETAQVAEAKITHIIQLKHTLDLVPRLRMALKNGNTALLKAYGASLEDNRFDMILEQIKTVINEDTTYLKGSLNLRTQKCYAVRPNINEFLDIARRAYTEIVDDIAGLVSQMKEKYSLPMRTSYSTARGFFIQMKLEGGVLPEGKLPSEFIKVTKHKNNYGFTHPDLIKMNERCDEALREIFHMSYVVICQLLSTIHEHIHCLYKLSDAVSMLDMLLSLANACIVSDYVRPEFTDTLAIKQGRHPILEQMVGQQPVSNNSFISEGSNFVIITGPNMSGKSTYLKQVALCQVMAQIGSFVPAEYASFRVADQIFTRIGVDDDFETNSSTFMLEMKEISYIIHNVSDRSLIIIDELGRGTSAEEGIGICYSVCEFLLSLKAFTLFATHFLEVCQLESLYPNAENQHMEVQHTRNGDTGGESVVYTYLLNQGCSEERHYGLRAAEMTALPPNIIQEAKVIASKVNQLLLAKHHSDPGEKRERAVYKLATRLLQTARNSRLDCDSLRMYLKGLKKQYEAELLAAGQPASIDTEEE from the exons ATGAGTTCGATCCAAGCTTCCGGTTAGGCAGGACGAATGCATCCCTCTTTGCATCTACCTCGGACAGCCCGTCCCTCCGCGGCCCTGGAGGAACGCCGAAGCTCAGGAGGACACCGGGGTTCGCTGGGGCCTCTGGGGGCACACACCCAGCACGCACACCGTTGACCGATCACACCG cgACAAGTTGCTCCTCAGCGACCGCCTCGTCTGGGGCCTCTGTGCTTGTGGCTGTGGTTGAAGGGCGTGGATTGGCCAGGGGAGAGATTGGCATGGCCTGTCTCAATTTGAAATGTCCAGAGCTTATACTCTCTCAGTTTTCAGACACTGGGACGTATGCCAAG GTGATAACCAAGATTCACATCCTGGTACCACTCGAGATACTTATGCCAGACACAGCCAGTGAGAAGGGGAAAAGGACGAAGCTGTTCAGCCTCATCACAGAGAACTTCCCG ggtGTATCTTTCACTGCTATCCAGAGGAAGTATTTTAATGAGAAGAAAGGACTGGAGTACATTCAGCAGCTGTGTGCTCCAGAATATGTAACCGTCCTCATGGAAGTGCAGGCTAA GTATTACTGcctagcagcagctgctgctttgcTGAAGTATTTAGAATTCATTCAGAACTCCGTCTACGCCGGCAAGTCTCTCAAAGTGAGCTTTAGAGGGAGTGAACAGACTGCAATGATCGACTCCACATCTGCCGCTAACTTGGAGTTGGTCGTCAATAACCGAGACCACAG GAGCGGGCACACTCTTTTAGGGGTGCTTAACCACACTAAAACGCCCGGCGGTGCGAGAAGGTTGCGCTCCAATATTCTGGAGCCTCTCGTTGATGTGGACACCATCAACATACGCTTGGACACCATACAAGAGCTGCTGCGCGATAACGAGCTCTTCTTTGACCTCAAAAACG CCATTGCTCGTTTCCTTGACATCGACCAGCTGCTGTCTGTTCTTGTCCAAATCCCGAAGCAGGAAACC GCTCAGGTTGCTGAAGCAAAAATTACACACATCATTCAACTGAAACACACATTGGACCTGGTGCCACGGTTAAgg ATGGCGTTGAAGAATGGAAATACCGCTCTGCTCAAAGCATACGGCGCCTCGCTGGAAGACAACAG GTTCGACATGATCCTCGAACAGATCAAGACGGTGATTAATGAGGACACTACCTACCTGAAGGGGAGCCTGAACTTACGCACCCAGAAGTGTTACGCTGTCCGCCCCAACATCAACGAGTTCCTCGATATTGCACGCAGAGCTTACACTGAGATAGTGGACGACATCGCAG GGCTGGTGAGCCAGATGAAGGAGAAATATAGTTTGCCTATGCGTACCAGTTACAGCACAGCTCGAGGtttcttcattcaaatgaaGCTTGAAGGAGGGGTCTTACCTGAAGGGAAACTCCCCTCAGAGTTCATCAAG GTGACGAAGCACAAGAACAACTATGGCTTCACCCACCCAGACCTGATCAAGATGAATGAACGCTGCGATGAGGCCCTGAGGGAGATCTTTCACATGTCCTATGT GGTGATATGTCAACTGCTTAGCACCATCCACGAGCACATCCACTGCCTTTACAAACTCTCGGATGCCGTGTCCATGCTGGACATGCTGCTGTCTCTGGCCAACGCGTGCATCGTCTCAGACTACG TGCGCCCCGAGTTCACAGACACACTGGCCATCAAGCAGGGTCGTCACCCCATCCTGGAGCAGATGGTCGGACAGCAGCCCGTCTCGAACAACAGTTTCATCTCCGAGGGCAGCAACTTCGTCATCATCACTGGACCCAACATGAGCGGCAAGTCCACCTACCTCAAACAGGTGGCGCTGTGTCAGGTCATGGCTCAGATAG GCTCTTTCGTCCCCGCTGAGTATGCCTCTTTCCGTGTTGCCGATCAGATTTTCACCAGGATCGGTGTGGATGATGATTTTGAAACAAATTCTTCCACCTTCATGTTGGAAATGAAGGAA ATCTCTTACATAATCCACAACGTAAGCGACAGGTCCTTGATCATCATAGACGAGTTGGGCCGGGGCACCAGCGCCGAGGAGGGCATCGGCATTTGCTACTCAGTTTGTGAGTTCCTTCTTAGTCTCAAG GCGTTCACCTTGTTTGCCACACACTTTCTTGAGGTGTGCCAGCTGGAGTCTCTTTATCCCAACGCGGAGAACCAGCACATGGAGGTGCAGCACACGCGCAATGGGGACACCGGTGGAGAGAGTGTGGTGTATACGTACTTGCTGAATCAAGGATGCTCTGAAGAAAGACACTATG GTCTGAGAGCAGCAGAAATGACGGCACTTCCCCCAAACATAATCCAAGAGGCCAAGGTGATTGCCTCCAAAGTCAACCAGCTGCTTCTG GCCAAACATCACAGTGATCcgggagaaaagagggagagagccgTGTACAAGCTGGCCACCCGCCTCCTGCAGACGGCCAGGAACTCCAGACTGGATTGTGACAGCCTGCGTATGTATCTGAAGGGCTTAAAGAAGCAGTACGAGGCCGAGCTGCTGGCAGCAGGGCAACCGGCCTCCATTGACACAGAAGAGGAATGA
- the msh4 gene encoding mutS protein homolog 4 isoform X1 — MFPSSTEAVMDTSDGGQIWGRSPTDRSRPYETTSDGAAYFPPASFHQSFDKGSSSSSHDTFLPRGSTDEFDPSFRLGRTNASLFASTSDSPSLRGPGGTPKLRRTPGFAGASGGTHPARTPLTDHTATSCSSATASSGASVLVAVVEGRGLARGEIGMACLNLKCPELILSQFSDTGTYAKVITKIHILVPLEILMPDTASEKGKRTKLFSLITENFPVPMQKMSHEQNTRLINTVYCAPRHMIDAFLLQVNVQQYLHFVLLFFCQGVSFTAIQRKYFNEKKGLEYIQQLCAPEYVTVLMEVQAKYYCLAAAAALLKYLEFIQNSVYAGKSLKVSFRGSEQTAMIDSTSAANLELVVNNRDHRSGHTLLGVLNHTKTPGGARRLRSNILEPLVDVDTINIRLDTIQELLRDNELFFDLKNAIARFLDIDQLLSVLVQIPKQETAQVAEAKITHIIQLKHTLDLVPRLRMALKNGNTALLKAYGASLEDNRFDMILEQIKTVINEDTTYLKGSLNLRTQKCYAVRPNINEFLDIARRAYTEIVDDIAGLVSQMKEKYSLPMRTSYSTARGFFIQMKLEGGVLPEGKLPSEFIKVTKHKNNYGFTHPDLIKMNERCDEALREIFHMSYVVICQLLSTIHEHIHCLYKLSDAVSMLDMLLSLANACIVSDYVRPEFTDTLAIKQGRHPILEQMVGQQPVSNNSFISEGSNFVIITGPNMSGKSTYLKQVALCQVMAQIGSFVPAEYASFRVADQIFTRIGVDDDFETNSSTFMLEMKEISYIIHNVSDRSLIIIDELGRGTSAEEGIGICYSVCEFLLSLKAFTLFATHFLEVCQLESLYPNAENQHMEVQHTRNGDTGGESVVYTYLLNQGCSEERHYGLRAAEMTALPPNIIQEAKVIASKVNQLLLAKHHSDPGEKRERAVYKLATRLLQTARNSRLDCDSLRMYLKGLKKQYEAELLAAGQPASIDTEEE; from the exons ATGAGTTCGATCCAAGCTTCCGGTTAGGCAGGACGAATGCATCCCTCTTTGCATCTACCTCGGACAGCCCGTCCCTCCGCGGCCCTGGAGGAACGCCGAAGCTCAGGAGGACACCGGGGTTCGCTGGGGCCTCTGGGGGCACACACCCAGCACGCACACCGTTGACCGATCACACCG cgACAAGTTGCTCCTCAGCGACCGCCTCGTCTGGGGCCTCTGTGCTTGTGGCTGTGGTTGAAGGGCGTGGATTGGCCAGGGGAGAGATTGGCATGGCCTGTCTCAATTTGAAATGTCCAGAGCTTATACTCTCTCAGTTTTCAGACACTGGGACGTATGCCAAG GTGATAACCAAGATTCACATCCTGGTACCACTCGAGATACTTATGCCAGACACAGCCAGTGAGAAGGGGAAAAGGACGAAGCTGTTCAGCCTCATCACAGAGAACTTCCCGGTACCAATGCAGAAAATGAGTCATGAACAAAACACACGATTGATCAATACTGTGTATTGTGCACCCCGCCATATGATTGATGCGTTTTTGTTACAGGTGAATGTGCAGCAATATTTGcattttgttctgctttttttttgtcagggtGTATCTTTCACTGCTATCCAGAGGAAGTATTTTAATGAGAAGAAAGGACTGGAGTACATTCAGCAGCTGTGTGCTCCAGAATATGTAACCGTCCTCATGGAAGTGCAGGCTAA GTATTACTGcctagcagcagctgctgctttgcTGAAGTATTTAGAATTCATTCAGAACTCCGTCTACGCCGGCAAGTCTCTCAAAGTGAGCTTTAGAGGGAGTGAACAGACTGCAATGATCGACTCCACATCTGCCGCTAACTTGGAGTTGGTCGTCAATAACCGAGACCACAG GAGCGGGCACACTCTTTTAGGGGTGCTTAACCACACTAAAACGCCCGGCGGTGCGAGAAGGTTGCGCTCCAATATTCTGGAGCCTCTCGTTGATGTGGACACCATCAACATACGCTTGGACACCATACAAGAGCTGCTGCGCGATAACGAGCTCTTCTTTGACCTCAAAAACG CCATTGCTCGTTTCCTTGACATCGACCAGCTGCTGTCTGTTCTTGTCCAAATCCCGAAGCAGGAAACC GCTCAGGTTGCTGAAGCAAAAATTACACACATCATTCAACTGAAACACACATTGGACCTGGTGCCACGGTTAAgg ATGGCGTTGAAGAATGGAAATACCGCTCTGCTCAAAGCATACGGCGCCTCGCTGGAAGACAACAG GTTCGACATGATCCTCGAACAGATCAAGACGGTGATTAATGAGGACACTACCTACCTGAAGGGGAGCCTGAACTTACGCACCCAGAAGTGTTACGCTGTCCGCCCCAACATCAACGAGTTCCTCGATATTGCACGCAGAGCTTACACTGAGATAGTGGACGACATCGCAG GGCTGGTGAGCCAGATGAAGGAGAAATATAGTTTGCCTATGCGTACCAGTTACAGCACAGCTCGAGGtttcttcattcaaatgaaGCTTGAAGGAGGGGTCTTACCTGAAGGGAAACTCCCCTCAGAGTTCATCAAG GTGACGAAGCACAAGAACAACTATGGCTTCACCCACCCAGACCTGATCAAGATGAATGAACGCTGCGATGAGGCCCTGAGGGAGATCTTTCACATGTCCTATGT GGTGATATGTCAACTGCTTAGCACCATCCACGAGCACATCCACTGCCTTTACAAACTCTCGGATGCCGTGTCCATGCTGGACATGCTGCTGTCTCTGGCCAACGCGTGCATCGTCTCAGACTACG TGCGCCCCGAGTTCACAGACACACTGGCCATCAAGCAGGGTCGTCACCCCATCCTGGAGCAGATGGTCGGACAGCAGCCCGTCTCGAACAACAGTTTCATCTCCGAGGGCAGCAACTTCGTCATCATCACTGGACCCAACATGAGCGGCAAGTCCACCTACCTCAAACAGGTGGCGCTGTGTCAGGTCATGGCTCAGATAG GCTCTTTCGTCCCCGCTGAGTATGCCTCTTTCCGTGTTGCCGATCAGATTTTCACCAGGATCGGTGTGGATGATGATTTTGAAACAAATTCTTCCACCTTCATGTTGGAAATGAAGGAA ATCTCTTACATAATCCACAACGTAAGCGACAGGTCCTTGATCATCATAGACGAGTTGGGCCGGGGCACCAGCGCCGAGGAGGGCATCGGCATTTGCTACTCAGTTTGTGAGTTCCTTCTTAGTCTCAAG GCGTTCACCTTGTTTGCCACACACTTTCTTGAGGTGTGCCAGCTGGAGTCTCTTTATCCCAACGCGGAGAACCAGCACATGGAGGTGCAGCACACGCGCAATGGGGACACCGGTGGAGAGAGTGTGGTGTATACGTACTTGCTGAATCAAGGATGCTCTGAAGAAAGACACTATG GTCTGAGAGCAGCAGAAATGACGGCACTTCCCCCAAACATAATCCAAGAGGCCAAGGTGATTGCCTCCAAAGTCAACCAGCTGCTTCTG GCCAAACATCACAGTGATCcgggagaaaagagggagagagccgTGTACAAGCTGGCCACCCGCCTCCTGCAGACGGCCAGGAACTCCAGACTGGATTGTGACAGCCTGCGTATGTATCTGAAGGGCTTAAAGAAGCAGTACGAGGCCGAGCTGCTGGCAGCAGGGCAACCGGCCTCCATTGACACAGAAGAGGAATGA